The genomic DNA agataCGAGTGCATcgatgtagtatgtatgtatgtaaaaattcaaaGAGCAATCGAGGTGTAAACACGGTCGTAAATGCAGAATCAAAACGCGATGAATTAATCAtaaggacatatgtatgtatatgtgtgataGAGGCAATAAATCGAGCTGGGTAAAAATCGGTCATCGGGACACACGCGTCCCTTCAATGGACCTACTTTCTCTAAAAGGATCGTACGATTCCCGCGTCAAGAATACTAATCGCATGACTGATTAATTCGGGTAAGGCGAAGTAGGCGTGGGTAATGCTAATAAGGATGACTTGGACCATTCGAATTTGTCACCAGTGTCTACAGCTGGGTATCGGACTAGTTAAAGTTGACGCAATCTACAGTACTTATGAACTTCGTATGCATGTTAGTTAGGAATATCTAGATAAATTCAGGGGTAaagtatcaccgaaaacactccagggggtgatttttgggactgtgtaccatgtatatgggtgctgcgttttttcgcatgtttaaaagtatctaaaaaaaaacacgtaccacgtgtTTTCGCCCACAATTTCGTGGTTTTAGAACTCGATTGAAACAGcttgaaattttgtatgtacatacatatatgatacaaatatttattcttaTACTAAGAATATTCATTTCCTGAAACGAAATACGTGTCTTTCAGTGTTTCAGCTAATTCGTATTGTAACCTCAATTTCATAACTTCAGACTAGGCGAACAGTAAATGAAATGTCGTCAATTGATCAATGCTACCAACGATGATATGTAGTTCGTCGCTTCACTGTGTACTCTATCTGATAAGATCTAAATAAAACACCTTagtgataatatattttaaccctATAAACTTAGATTATAGGGTTAAATTATACAAGATAATGAGATAGAAAATGCGATCAGACTGGTCGTATTTTCTAACTTACTagcttaattttattatattagacCGGGGCGGAAATTGCGAATTTTAGAATTCCCCGATGAACTATGTggaaaatttacgtcgtattaattgaacgttaaataaacaattatatattttaaacaatgtcgaaccaatcgatttatctcgataaaatttcgaattttttttctttagaaaatttttcgattattttgctaataaaaatataagtttaATAGCAGTTGCAGCTAAATTGGGTCGATTACGATTAGTTTTGACAAATTAACGAGAATTATAAATAACCGTTTACCCAGAAACTCCCATACAAAGCACGCCACGCTCACAACGGCCTTTTGTATTACGGAAGCGAAAGTCATTTTTCAAATTCCTATCATTACTTTGAACATAAAAGTTGTTAAAAGCTTTTTTGAGTATccatctttattttaaatacaaaaaatacgaattttatgaaaCATAAGCAGACAAAAATGTCTAATGcgtatgtattaattaataacGGGTTTTACGTTATAGTAGTATATCATAACCAACCAGaaagttattttataaaatgaagaAGCTTTCGAAGGCATGCTTGTAAGGAGCCGCCCCTTAAAAATAGTATCGACACTCCACTTTAAAAGGACACTCGTCCACGTCACCATATCGAGAATGCAAGTCATCCAAAACGGGAAGATGCAGCTTTCTCTCGATCGAGTGACtaccaaaaaaaattatagcatCTCCAACCGCATGAGACTCAAATGCAGAAGATTCGAGGTCAATATGAAGCAACAATGGATGATAATTGtgagtatgtgtgtatgtgaatCATGCGGAACTGGCTTTTGTGCAAAGCCACTCCAATGTGGCCCTGGACGCGTGACGGCACGCGCCTCGTTGTCACTATATTCGATTTgcgaaaaataaatgaagatgTAAAGATGCTATCGATCGAACGTGTGCCCgttgacgtacatatatttataataaaaaactgaaataaatcGAGATGAGATGTCCCAATCACGTAGTCAATGCATACTTTAGAGAAACAAACCGACCAACTTCTTGCATAATAAATTTCAGTttcatataatgtatatatgtacatatgatgtacTTACAATAGATTGTTGATATTACCTACAATAGATTCACAATCATATCTCCCTTACCATTCCTAAAATACGATTTACATACATCGTTCATGGGTTttcagtataaaaataatttcccaAATGGAATACCAAGTACCAGTTGCAAATTGATTACCCAAATGAACGCaagaaaataaatgtattcatcaccacactggtttctgctggccagacgttggatttgtgactccaggtagatcgtttccaatcagagtttggcaatttatctgattttcattaaaaaggttccaacaaattggcaaccatacccattttcttgcaaatctcgagttttcagcaatcttaaATTTCACTGAatcgtttaaaaatgctgcaaatttacaaatttgaccatagagtgctaattgatatgtatttactttaaataatacttgtatcaaatgtaaaatgtttccCAAtgaccaggaaggtgcattggggctacctattaggccttcctagtataaattaaatacaaataaatattacgCTACAGTAGCTAGCGCGCATTAgcgataaaatattacatttttggtGATGCAACAATTCGTAATAGCACCAGTCCcatgaattcaaataattgccatctataaaataaatttacttgcGGCACTTTTTCAATATCAAACAATCATCAAACATTAATCGGCACGCAAGTTatgtaacattttatttttcgcaAATTGTGTCACTTGTGATCGTATGTTTGAGAGTCCGGCCACACCGGGTGACTTGTGGGCAACTAACTTGGTGGGTGATTTTGTTacgcgaccagatcaaatgtatgcagttgtataCAGCATGCCACAACGGGCAACTCACCGGTTGTCGGCGTTCGATCTAGCCACGGTTATTTTATTGCTTGAGCAACCGGCGCGATCCTTAAAAATGTATAGCGTTATATTGAGGTGTGCCACTCTCATATCTGTACATATTGAAAAAACTATTGTTATTGTCACGTATTGAAAATTCTTAATATGAATTAGTGGGCGGATTCTTGGTCGCTTCTGGTTGCCCGAGTTAGGTGACCAAGAATGACCCCAAGCAACTTACTATGCATGGGCAACAAAGTCACTCGGaagtagggttgccagatggtatccaaaaggaggacatgcCCTCCTTTTTACATGTTTTGTCCTCCCGTCctcccttacctactgtaagtcctcctttttgctaaacatcgggcGGGACTTATTTATAATGCTTTAGTTTCATATATTGAGTTCTTGAGCATCAGAGGTGTAGAAattgacgatgttaagctacacgatcaattttgtaacttgattttatttcttaaatcaaaatcagatgaagatgaagcatattatgatttgaagttgcacgagcaggggacaatctacttcaaaagtgttaaaaacattgaatgtttctcagaactgctcaagatctgcgagttttatttttgtataagcgcacataatgcaaatgtggaaagagttttttcactgattaatactcagtggagcaaagagaggaatagactaagtgtgcagtcagttaaatctttaattcttactcaatacaacttcaaaaacatgacatgtgaagatttttataattatttgttaaaaaaccaagaacttctttccaaaattggcagctcagctaaatatgattaaaataaagtaaaataatataaaaaattcgtttaatttctgaatgtcctccttttttacagaaaatcctcctttttagacccatctgccctcctttatcaaattatcatctggcaaccctgcTCGGAAGTCACCTGGTGTGAGCCCAGctctaagaaaaaataaaacgtcgCTACTGTCAATGACGCGCTTACCTGGATCATTTGGATCAATCAGGTTCACTTTGCATACATTGTTTCCAAAAGTCAATAGAAAACTATAGGAGAATTTATGAACCTGGTTACGTCACTATGATATGTTCGGAATGAAAACATATCCTGATTGACCTCAACTAGTCCAACAAACGCTGCATCGACACGATTTGAACACACAACAATGAAAAGTGATGGCAGAGGCTAATTTGCCCGAAGTGTCAATTCAAAGAAATGCCAACGAATGAAAGGACTTCGCCGCTCGTTAATGTGACAAAAACGTCATCGCTCAAAACAGGATTTCCCGCGAGCAATTACCTAATTTATATCAGTACCCAGTCATAAGGTCTTCCTTTCTCCAAAAGGATATTAAATCCAAAACGGAAATGGAAATTCCTAAACATTAcactaattttattgaaagatATTACAAAACAAATTCCTCTCGGCTGAAGATTTCACAAAAACATACACGAAACCAGGATTCGCACTGACAATATCTATTACAATACACCAGGTGATTGTATTCACAATAAACCCCCGTTTTATCAGTCGCCAatgttcaaaaaaaataaataaaaacggaaCGGAATGCAATTAAAAGCAATCGAAAAACACGCACACAAAGATAACCTTTAGACCAGATGATCCgtgaaaataatattgatagaaGAGACGCCCCATTGTACGAGCGTAGAAGCGGACAGGGTCATGTGGCATACATCACACTGGATCGTAGTACCAGATAGATAGGTGtagtgttattattatattgcgtAGAACAGAAGCAGAAAATAATTGGGCCAACGAACGCTGACGGCCATGTGGTAAAATCATACTAGAGATCACAGTGATCCAGAATCGAGCTTACGCTTTTGGCGTGAGACACTTTGAccctatgaaatatgtatggtgAGAATTTTCATCGAGAGCGAAAACGAGGATAACGCTAACGAAACCCAACGAGATTTTATCACGAACACTCAAAAGGCCAAAATAACGATTTCTGCTTTAAAAAACAACATAAAAATCGAGTGACCTCGAGCAATATCAGTATTGATTAAACGCAAACCTAAAAGAAaactcaatatataatattaaaaaaataattaataatttacttATTAAGAATTAATAAGCGTTTTAACAAACCTTGATCGAATttttagcatatgtatgtatgtgtgattaATGAATCCAAGCACGAAAACAAACTAGCATAAatcaaataagtacatacattatgtTGAACGAATCTGATCAATTTAGCGGAATCATTTGCACAAATgtatacaaaatgaaaaaaaacacaaacaagTTTGTAACCACATTTatcatatgcatattatatgtagattttttttaattaacacaattcaatctacaaaattaacaatataGAGAATTTTTTGAACATAAATCTGTTATTGTCAAAATATTACGAATACATAAATGTGTGTCGAGTTCTGAAGTGTAATGCTAATTGACCAAGAACTCGAGTGTGAGTTGAACTTAAATATCGAGTACCCCAATAAGTATTATTGTGAAACACTGTACGTGGCTACTTACATGTAATCTGCTTTAAACTTACTTATAAAGTGCAAGTTCAAATTagaagttgaattttttttttcgtaaaaattaaacataaaaaatttcacTTCACAAGTATCACACAGGAACACAATTTAACCTTTAGGTtcttggtaaaaaaaatataataaaaaacttcATTATGTATTACTGCTACCGTTCGATTGAACTATTCGACAGGATTGCGAACGATAAGCACCGGTCGAAAAGGAAGCACTTATTCTAATGTATTCACATGACTAATTTGTAAATTGGCGGATGACTGCCAGCCGTGACGCAAAAAAAACGTACACAAACGGACTCGTCATCAGCATATCTGTATCGACGTGAACTCGAACGTATCCGTTCTGCACTTGAAAAAATTTCTGTATAGAAATAGCCAACCTTTTTCCTTCAAGGGCATATTAAGAATCTTAGAAAATATTGAGCTCTTAGCGTAGTAAGCCCCTACAGGGTCAATATGCCGTAGAAAATTTTACGCTTGACAAAAATATGCTAAATAAATTTCCGCCAATCTGCCAAACTTGGCTAGAAATTTtttgaatgtaaaataaaatgtgataaaaaGACGATACTTTTTGCTTTTAGATCGTCGATTTGACAGAATCTTtagctataaataaaaaataatatatgtatgtatgtacctatatcaaaaaatgatatacacatgtataccagtggcgtgcggtccatggatgcggtggatgcggcgcatcccctataactttaaaaagccaagagtatttttaataaatatttgaatttcgcttcgatgtattcttagtgatgtacgtgattatatttaacatattacatacatattatgtattattttaataaatgaacaagtactatttttatttatttcataccaggaaggcattacaggtaaaccccaatgcgccttcctggccaaattacaaacaatacagcatttttttttttttttttttattataaacataagccgctaaattacgagacactgacttaaactcgacaattaacgagacatctatgaattgtacatacatttttattgtaatatttacattaatcatactcaaatagtggtgacatagtgggtaggaaggatttttagccaatttttaatcgggaatcgtttcaacaatgaaatcagagaaaattggcaaactctgataggaaacgatcaaccaggagtcacaaatcctggtctgaccagcagcattacagatatactcagaaaaaatcttttcaatcgaggtcagctcaagggatcgaactcggcgcctctcagtgttaagcagaagcttaacgaccgagccacgctgcacGCTGAATTATGATGTagtttatgagtatatatatatatatttcacatatcacgtgttttttgttacatgatgcattatataggatcttatgataatttttattaaggattcgcataggcgggcgggcggccggccggccacaggcgagtgacgctggcgagtagacgctgactgaagtgcgcccgcgtcatggattcggagtcgataccgatcccatttgcgcatgcgcactatgaggctgtcttattcgcgcggacgcgttgacacttgtttaacctctacggtggattcggtttctctgtttgcttatctattgagtttcacttggaagccgctgttgatcgatatttccgcacgctacgccccaagttatttatcaaaaagctagccgattcatttctttagacgaagttaatcatttatactgtaagttggttattttttacttttgaattaagttttcattttaattagtttcgtctaactttatttttagtttactgttccactacttacgagttttcattattgcctttaatatggatatcgaaaataacaatgagagtggacttgtcgtcgagatcaataataattgcaattgtttaattgaaaatgtgctgaaaagaagatttgcttctctcccatttaatgaaaaggagattattgttaagagccccaaacccacaccaatattaaatattcagtctaaaacaaaaacatttaaaaggtattttaacacagaaacatacgaaaaaatttcatggatttgtggatgtgctcacttaacgaaattattctgttggccatgtattttattttctcaagaagtgaatgtctggagtaaatttggattttctgacctaaacaatttaagtaaatcgcgcaagagacatgaatgttctcaagctcacatatgttctgctgctcaatttaaaaaatttggaaagggacctcgtatagaaaattttttaagtgctcaatttaaagcaaatattgaaatgcacaacaaagaagttactgcaaatagatacattttgtcgaaattaataagcgcgatctgttttttagcaaaacaagaacaacctttacgaggacattttgaacaccaggaatcgtaaaatagagggaattatattgaattgctgtatctgttgagtgaatcagacataaaattgaaaactcatttagataactctacggtgtttactggattatcgaaccatatacaaaatgacttggtatccgcaatatcaaaagtcttgctagatgagattaaaactgaaatacgtgcatcaaaatttgtttccataattgtggacgaatctacagatatcagtcgcaaagctcagctatctactatttttagatatgtagatgaaaacaatgaaattcaggagagattagttggatttgtcgatgttagtcccaatagaacagctaattctctttttcagcacatacgtgagaccttggaagaatttggttgtttggacaaattaattgcacaaacgtatgatggagcggctgtaatgtccggggagcataatggagtgcaacgaaaaattcgagatatttgtcctaattctttatttgtccattgttacgctcagaga from Arctopsyche grandis isolate Sample6627 chromosome 1, ASM5162203v2, whole genome shotgun sequence includes the following:
- the LOC143909707 gene encoding uncharacterized protein LOC143909707, coding for MDIENNNESGLVVEINNNCNCLIENVLKRRFASLPFNEKEIIVKSPKPTPILNIQSKTKTFKRYFNTETYEKISWICGCAHLTKLFCWPCILFSQEVNVWSKFGFSDLNNLSKSRKRHECSQAHICSAAQFKKFGKGPRIENFLSAQFKANIEMHNKEVTANRYILSKLISAICFLAKQEQPLRGHFEHQES